The DNA segment CAATTTTCAgctgccatggggacctgccagtacccagaacgcAACTCGAGCGAAGAGGAGAGTTCCATTCCTTGCAGGCAGTCTAAAGCAATTAATACAGGGGAGAGGATAGATGCCTTTTTGCGTGATGTTATTAAGGTAGCAGTTATCAGCGCAGAAATGAATGCAGCCGTCTTTCTTCATAGGTACCACGGGTGAGGTCCATGCGCTGGTAGAGGCATGAATCAagcgctctgaagcatggtgtaaACCTGTTCCTCAAATACTTTGTGCTCAGTGGCAGAGACACGATATGACCGCTGATGCAGAAGGGCATGGCCACCCCATGTGGTGGGCGACAGTTGACATGTGGCTAAAGTGGGTAGGTGAGAATCGAAGAGGGAATGAAATTGATGAAGCAGCGCAAGAAGTTGAGTGCGGTGAGGTGCAGGGAGAGTGGCAACAATAGAGCGAAGGGAAATGTCCGTAAGCAAAGTGTCGAGCGCTGGAACAGACGGGCTGAGGGCATCTACGTCGAGGGACGGCGAATCGTCATTCTCATCACGATGAATGGAATCAATGAGCTGGATGGTGCAGAGGCACTCAAAGCGGCACACAGCTGGAGGATATGCAAACAAATTGGACATGAACAATACAGTAAGGCCAGCTGAGGGTGAATACAGCTTAAGGCAGGGGTAGGTACTTCCAGCGGCGACATATAGGTGATGGTGTACAAAATACATTACCGTCACAAAGAGACAAGTGATGGGCAAGAACAGAAGAGCACACAGGCAGGTCAGTGTCTTCGATAATGATAGCTTTGGGagaagcagcacaaggggcagtGGCCGACAAGGAATCATTGAGCACAAAAAACTTCAGTTCAGCATGAACACAATCAATGATTGTGATGGCACGACAGGaagtcccaacccaagatgatGTCATAGGAAGAGGTGGGCAAAATTGCGTAAAGAACGTCCTGAATGCAGTGCACGTTACTAATGGCTCAACAGGCTGCGCACTTGCCGTGGGCAGCCAGAATCCAGAAAGTGGTGGTGGTGTTACTTTTCGCAAGGAGTGGCAAAAGGTTGCGGCCATTGCAGATACTGCAGCACTGGTGTCGACGAGCTGcagaacagaaacaccctctacAGAAACTTCAATCAGATTTTCTGGAGAGAAATGAGGTCTTTGGCATTTCACTGGCCAGCAGTTCTTGCCTCAGGAACTGAGGCATCTAGTTTTCCTCTGGCAGAAGGGAGGGGCGCCGGCGCACGGGAGAAAGGGAGCAGTGACATGGAAAAGGTGTGTGCCGAGTGGAGAAGCTGGAGCGATCAGATGAAAGAGGACAACTCTGCAGCGACTTGGCTGGCACTGAGTATTCATTTTGAGGAGGCCAGTAGCCAGCAACTCAGGGAGACGGTGAGGAGACTGGCCCACGACGACAGCAATGCCCGGTCATGGGACCAGGCAATCCGCAACAGTAACAGATGGAGCAATTGTCACTTGTGTGCTAGAGATTGCTGAATTGTGAAAGCGGTCAGAAAAAAGGTATTGTCGCTTGAAGGACCTCAGACACAGGCGCTTGAGGCCCAGCAGTAGCTAGGTGGCCTCAGCCGTGGGACAGCATCAGCGTAGGTCAGTGGTGCAGCGAAAGGTGTGGGCTGATGTACTGGTGCGGGCGGAAGAACCAGTGCAAGGGCGTCAGCCACTCGTTCGGTGATGACATGGTGATGGTCAAGCACAAGGCATGGAGACAGCCCGGGGTCGGGCGGCACAAGCAGGAGTTGATAAGCAACTTCCTCATGTAGAAAGCCTTTGATTTGTTGCAATAGCACCGAGTGGTCAGATGCAGATGGCAGGCCGGCAATCGACTCGACAGGCGCAGTGTGCTGGCATGTGAGGAGCCTCCATTTGCACAGCTAGTCAAGGGCTGGCAGAGACTGAAAACAGTGCAGAGATCTCGCAGCAGCAGCATGTGCCAATGCGTCATCCTCGATTTCTTTCAAAATACCTATGCTTTACCTTGTCAGCTTCGGACATCTGGGCACTGACACGCGAGCACATGTTGACCATACCTTCGATGTAGCTTGTAATGGTCTCGCCCAACTGCTTCGAACTTTTGCACAATCGCTGTTCGGTGATAGCTTTTTCACAGCAGAATGACCAAACATTTTGAATAGGTTAGTCTTGAAAGTAGCCCATGTGAAGAGGTCTGCTTCGTTCCCATGAAGCAGACTTCTTTACAATACCAGAtgttggcaacgctggtcaaacagaTGACGTTGTTCAAGTTCGTAGCGCCATCCCACTTGTTATCGGTGCTAACCTACTCGTATGATGCGAGCCATTCTTCAGCATCATGGCTCTCAGTCCCGCTGAAAAGGGCAGGGTCCCACTGGCAGGGGGAGCTAGAACAGAGGACTGCTGGGCAACATTGCATGGCTTCGTGATTGGCACCTTCGGACATGCCAAGGACCAGCAGCGTGTGGCTGCAGAGTTCCAGGGCGGTACAAGGATGTCGAACTGCATCTCCATCAAGTGTAACAGGGGTTTATTTGCAGACACTTAGGTCAACGGTAGCAATGCTGAAAGAGAGTCTGTGGTCGGTCAGGCTGAGTAGGCTCTCACTATGAGTGATGGCACTGCGGCTAGGGGATGCCCATCTTCTTTTTCAAAATAGGTATAGCAGGCTGCCACCAGATATTGTTTTTCTTCTAATTTATTATAATTATTCAGACTTGCACATCTCCAAAACTTGACTGCACTATTTTTCAGAAAAAGTAAGCCCCTTGACACATGTGTTACTGATAATGACTTAACACGgtaaacagcaacaaaaaaattacaACACCAGTGGACTATTAATGATATAGTTTTTGAGAAGCATAGTAATTCAACCAGACAGCAGGTTAaggtatgtggggtttaatgtcctgaagctacacacaggctatgagagatggcGTAGCAGAGAGCTTTGGATCAACCTTGACCATATGAACAGTACATAAGCACTGCTGTATTCGGCTTCCACAGCGGCTAGGATTCTATCTCGTGAACTCAAGCTCAGCAGGCCACTACTCCGGGCACCAGACAACAGATATGGTGCCATTTTAGAAAGCTTTAAAGGGTATCCAGTGCTtggcaacagcaccaaacactGTGTGCAGGTAACACGTGCCAGTGACAGAACATGTGATTGGTCATTGGTGGCCTTTTCCTTAATGTGTACATAATTTTAAACTTTAAACAAAAAATGCAGGTTTATAACTGATATACAACACGTCTGATACATGACAATACATAAAGCGACCTCTAAATGCATTAAATATATGCATTGAGTACAACGTGCTGAGGTCACTTAGAGGCTTACGTCTTTCGGCTAATGAGCCCAAGGCCACGAGATTGAATCCCGGCAGTGGCTGCATCCTGATGGAGGTAAAATGCAAAAactccagtgtgctgtgcgatatcggtgcacattaaagaacccaagatggtcaaaattaatccagaaccctccactacagtatCTCTCATAACCCATGtgcagctttgggatgttaaaacaccacaaaccAACCAATCAACCAACCAGCCTCTAGTACAACCACAGGGTCAAAATGCAAATCAGAGAAAGGTGCTGAATATTCTGACATTGTGACAGAAGACAATTTTCCAATAAAAGTAACACTTGATGCAAGACATATTTACTGAAAGATGCTTTACCTTTTGGCCATTTCTTCATCTGGAATGCCAGGCATATTGGCCAGTTTTGCCTCTGTTTCACCACCCTGTTGCATCAACCTCTGAAACAACAATGGTGGCATACTGCATTGTTCAATGCTCCATTTACAAGAATGCAAAAGAAAGGTAACCTTGCACAGCTCACCTCGATCTCAGGATTGCGGCCTTTGAAGGACATTCTAGGAGTGAGAAGACCCAAGCACAGTGCATAGCTTTCCTTAATAACATAACGAGACCTGAAAGCAGGCATGCAAACACAGGAAACAAGTACACATTAAAGTGTGGACACGTGTTTTGTCAACACAAAATTTCAATAAATGACAACCACATGTTCAGACTGTAATAGGAAGACTTGTAGCCGCAGCACAATCATGCATCATTAACGCGCAATAAGTGCCATAATGAGAGCAGTTATCGCAAAGAGGCTCCATTAAAAAAAGATAATGCTAAATTGTCAGTATTCTTTTACCAATTAGTTTCACCAGTGTTTCACATCACGTACGATCCCATAATTATTTTGCAAAACCACAACAGTGTCACAAATTACACAAGCACAGTACAAATATACAACAGCTAATCTGCGCATAGCGTTTTACTAGACGAACGGAAGAATGCACAACGTAAGGTAAAACAACAAAACTAATTTGCAAGTAGCAACATGTGCAAATTTATCAAACTGTTGCAACACGTAAGACCACTGCGACCATGAACAATACGTACACAGGTAAAGACATTTTAAGCGGACGTCCAATGGAAAATCGCAAGTAGCGAGCGCTGCCCAAGTTCATGCTAATTCGGCATATCGGCTCAACGTACCCCTCTTTTTTTATACAGTCCATTGCATCGCTGTTGAATAACGAACGATGCTCCTCTTCCTCCTCATCTTTTTGTGCCTTCTCCTTGCTTTTTTTCATGAACTGAAAGAAGTTTGATGATTAACAAAACGAACGTCGATATGAAACGCGGCCTCGCACACACTTACCTTCATGTCGAGAAGGTGTCTTGAAAGTTTCGTTTTAGATATGTCTCTTGCCATGTTTTTGCGATGACTTCACGGCAGCCTAACTCACTCTGCTTAAAGCGTCAAACGTGGATGTCAAAAGTGAAAAACCATTAGTTACGGCAAATGCTAGCAGACAACGATGCGAGGACAATGCATGCACGCGCGGAGTTAATGGACTTTGGATTTGACTCTCCTTGACCCTTAGTGTTCCTTCCTTA comes from the Amblyomma americanum isolate KBUSLIRL-KWMA chromosome 1, ASM5285725v1, whole genome shotgun sequence genome and includes:
- the Mpp6 gene encoding M-phase phosphoprotein 6, coding for MARDISKTKLSRHLLDMKFMKKSKEKAQKDEEEEEHRSLFNSDAMDCIKKEGSRYVIKESYALCLGLLTPRMSFKGRNPEIERLMQQGGETEAKLANMPGIPDEEMAKRYSTLVGTIAKKFDKRKQSTHSFEEGANKRKVHKRRKFQKPSDE